CCACGAGCCCGTATTTCTGAAGTTGCATGAACTGGTGCGATCTGGAGCCTTGGGGGAGATTCTGCAGTTCCAAGCCGGCTTTTATGGGATGAAAAATAAACAGGAATGGCGGCTGAATCGTGCACTCGCCGGTGGCGGATCCATGTTTGACCTTGGGGTTTACGCACTGAATACAATCCGTTGGTTCGCCGGGGAGGAGCCAGTGGACTTCAGGACTCTGGTGGCGACGCGAGATAAGACTGGGAAGTTTGACTCGGTGGAAGAAACCGTCAATTGTCTTTTGAGGTTTCCATCCGGCATCCTTGCGGAATGCGGAAGTTCTTACGGACAGAGTGGTACAAACTATTTCCAGATCAACGGAACTACAGGACACGTTCGGGTAGAGCCGGCATTCAGTTACGGAGACTCAATCCTCAAATACGAGGGGAAGACCGAGTCGGGCGATCTCGCTGGCAGCGGTGCTGTATACGATCCCGACCAGTTCGTCACTGAAGTTACACACTTTGCAAATTCCATTCTACAAAACACCGAGCCAGCAACTCCGGGCGAGGAAGGCATGAAGGATTTACTGTCGATTGAAGAGATATATAAGGCGGCCGGAAGTTTGCAAGCTTAAAAGATGCCGGGTCTGCCTGTGGTGCCATCGCGGAGGCACATCGCGGCCGAGCCATTTCAGGCACTTGCCGGAGCGACATTGAGGACCCAAGGGATGCGATCTTCACGCTACGTGAAAGCCTTGCAGGTGGTAGCGATCCAGCTGTGAATATCAGTTCGAGTCTATTCGTTTCGGTGGGTGAATATCGCACAGGCAAAAAAGGTCGTTGGCCAGGCACCATATGGGCCCAGTGTGTCCTGAGCCTGTTGGGCGCGTTGCTCCTCGTCTGGCCACTGTACAGCAGGCTCTATCCGTTTTCCCCATGGCCAAAACTGCTTTGGCCACTGACCGTCGGAGCTTGGATTGTCTTGGGTGGGACTTTGGCGCTTCTAAATTCATCTTGGACGAGCGCCGATCGAGTAGGACTGCCTTCCTAAGCTGACATACACGATGGCAGAACCCCATCCCGATTGCTAAGGAGCCAGTGCTGATGATTGACCCCGAAATTCATTATGCCGTTGAGCCACGTCTCCCTGTCTCAGACTTTAAAAAACTCTTGATTTCTTCCGGCTTAGGAGCGTCCAGGCCAGTGGCGGATGAAGAGCGTTTGTCGACGATCCTACTAAATTCATTCCTGCTTCTGACCGCCCGGACGAAGGAACCGGACAACCGGTTGGTAGGAATAGCACGGGGAATCAGTGATGCGAGCTGGTGTTGCTACCTTTCAGAACTAGCCGTTTGTAGTTCCATGCAAAGCAGGGGAATAGGCAAAGGCTTGCTAATGGAAGCAAAGAGAGTTCTTGGGCCAGAGATTTCTTTAATCTTGGTCTCAGTGCCGGAAGCTTCAAAGTTCCACGGGAACACTGGAATGGCGAAGATCGCTGACGCTTTCTGGTTCAAGCGCGAACGGTAATAAGCGGGCCGCCGGCACCAAGTTTCAACATAGGAGGCAAATAGATCATCCCCCCAGAGCGTATCGTCCGCGAACATCTTCTGCCAATTGTCGATTAGACGCGGACATCATATAACAAGAGGCCGCGTCCTTTAGGTTCGGCCCGTGTCCAATGCCCAGGAGCAAGACAAGCATAATGAAGATATCAACGAAACATATCAGAATGTCGTCTGTGGCACTGCTAAGCTTTTTCCCTTGGATGCCTGCTTTGCCACAGGGTGTCGGCTCACCGTCCGCCTCCCCTGAATTGCGGCGTTTTATCAAGTTCGACGCCTCCGGTTCAAACGATGAGATTCGTCTCTTGCACATTCGCGTAGTGGATGGCACTGGCGGAGTTGCAAAGCAAAATCAAACGGTCACCATTCGTGGCGGAAAGATTGCGGACATCCATGACACAACATCGTCGGAACAAGCAGATGGAAAAACTGCTCTCGACATGACGGGACGGACAGTGCTACCCGGTCTCATAGGCATGCACGATCACCTCTTCTATGTCGCGCGTGCGTTAGACAACGCCGAGCATACATCGACTTTTCCGACCGTGTTACCACAGATGACCTACTCCGCACCGAGACTGTATCTCGCGAACGGTGTGACAACAGCCCGGACAACCGGTTCGATGGAGCCATATACCGATCTCAATCTTCGTGACGCGATCGAAGCCCTCCAGATTCCCGGGCCCCACCTCGATGTCACCGGTCCGTATATCCAAGGCGAAGGAAACCGATTTCTTCAGATGCATACGCTACATGGTCCTGAAGAGACGCGCAAGATGATCGACTATTGGGCTGATCAAGGGGTGACGAGCTTCAAGGCCTACACCAATCTTACCCGCGCCGAGTTGAAAGCTGCCATCGATGAAGCCCATGCTCGAGGTCGCAAAATCACAGGACATCTCTGCTCCGTCACCTACCCCGAAGCGGCGGAGATGGGAATTGACAATCTAGAACACGGTTTCGTGGTCAACACACAGTTGGACCCGGGGAAGCAGCCCGATGTGTGCCCCGCAACAGCTGGTACCGCCACCCAGAAGCTAATGGCGCCCGACAGCGCAGAAGCGACCGCGTTGATTGCGCTCCTCGTTCAACACCATGTGGCCCTTACCAGTACATTGCCGGTGGAAGAAGTCGACGGCATTGGTAATCCACCCTTGCGTCAACGGGCGCTAGATATGTTGTCGCCACAAGCACGAGAGACCTACCTCTATGAGCGCAACGCACAGATGACATCCCGTCGTGATATCTATCAGCGCTATCAAGCTCTGTTCAGGAGAGAGGAGGAGTTTGAACGCCGCTTCGTCGATGCCGGTGGCCTTCTGCTCGCAGGCCCTGACCCTACATCGGACGGTCACATCATTCCCGGATTCGGCGATCAGCGGGAAGTCGAACTTTTGGTAGATGCTGGCTTCTCTCCTTTGGAGGCGGTCAAAATTGCCACCCTAAATGGGGCGATCTATCTCGGTAAGGCTGATCGCCTCGGATCTGTCGTGGTCGGTAAGAATGCTGATCTCATGATCGTTCGTGGAGACCCGAGTGCAAAAATAGAAGACATTGAAAACACCGAATGGGTCGTTCAGGACGGTCGTGTTCTTGACTCCGCTGGTTTACTGGATTCAGTAAAAGGCTCGTACGGATTGTATTGAATCACACAGTGCACATCTAGGCCGGGGCGATGTGCCCGTCGGCACTCCGGTTCCGATGGGTGCTCCGTCCATCGCGACGAGCCAGTTGAGAGGGGACGTTGACACGATCGAGTAGCGTATGAGCTTCCGGGTCATAAATACAGTGACGACTTCGATTTCCCGACCATGTTGTTGGTGGATGATCACGGCCACAATATAACGCGATTTTACTAATGGGATCAGGACGGTTTACGACACGATGAGATCGAACCCTCTCGCGATGAAAGACTCCACTGCATCCCAGGATAAAAGCCCAGGTGGGGATCGTAAGTGACGGATTTCGGAACGGTATCGTGCAATACATGCAGAGTGATCGCGCCTCCGAAGCTCCTGTACGAGGGGTTTAGATCGAAGCTCTGTGTGAGGGTATCGCCGTCGCGCAGTCCCGCTCTTGCAGCAGCGGATCCGGGCTGGACCTGCTCTACTTCAAAACCGGTGTTCAAGAGCTCCGGTTTCAAAAAGCCGAGTTCGAAAAACCCGGTGCTTATTAGGGCACTCTTCACAGAATCACCAAAGGCACCCGCTGGAAGCATCAGCCCTCCTTGAAGCATGAAAGTCCAATCCGAAACAGCCCATTCTCCTACGCGGCTCGCCAGAACTTCTCTCCAGACCTGATTGTTAGCTGGAGTTCCCAGGCGAATGCGCCTGCTTGTCTCATTCACTAGGTCTAGTACATCGATCTGTGCGTGATGCTCCTTCAGCTTCGCATCAAGATCGGCAAAGTAAAGCGCCCCGCGTGCATAAGGAACCGTCCATGCGTTTCTTCCAGACCACATGATCTTCGTAAGGTTTTGGTTGGGCACGTTCCGCAACGCGTTGGTGTAGTACATGGCTGCTTCTTGGTTGATGACGGTGACATAGTCGCACGAGTCGAAGAGTCCCGCCTTGCGGGGAAGCACAATCGCAAAATAATCCGCTGTGCCCTCCGTATACCAGTCGCCCTCGTCCCCCGGAGCGTCATCGAGATCCTTGATCAAGGAATGAACCATCTCATGGGCGATCAGGCTGTGCAGTGCCAATGGGTCCGGGTTCGTTCCGACAGGCATGTAGAGCATGAAGGTTCCCACGTCAGCACGACCGCTAGTGATCGGTCCACCTGCATAAGACCGGATGAGGAAACGAAACGGCTCGCCGGCAGCTCCATGGAATGCCGTGCGTTCGGCGTCGTAAGCCTTCGAGGCCCAACGGGCAATTTGCGCAAGCGCCTCCGAAGGCAATCCCAGAGCATAGAAGCTGATGCCGCCTTGAGAAAGAGGAGATGGGTAGGTCTCAAGTGGACCGGCGAGGAATAACATTGTTCGTAAGGCTTTCAGCGTAATGCGCCGGCTGAAGTCTCCCAAGGCATAGCTGGACACTGCCGTTTGGCCCGCAGGGAGATCCCAATGGACGTGCAGCTCAAAATTTCCTTGCAAGAGCGGAGCAAGGAGGAAGCTGACAAATGCCCCGGAAACACCTTTCCCAGCCGCCTGTAGGTCGATGTGAGGCCCGCGCTTGCTCGTAAGTGGCGCCGCAACGGGGACGAAGTAGGACACATGGAACGATCCCCGCACTGGACGCGTGGTCTGCCATACCTGATTCTGAGCATCGCCAGCCCTTTGCTCAGTGGGAAGACGGAAGGTTATGGGGCCGGTCGCGTCTTCCGCAACGAGATCGGTCACCTGATCCTGCGTACGTTGGAGGGCAGGCTGCAACGTGTCGAAATGAAGAGATAGCGGCGCACTGCGCCGCTTTGAGCGGCCCATAAGCTCGTAACTCACACGCATGCCTTCGACCTGTCCTGATGCGTCCCGCTGCGGTTTCAGGGTTAGTCGAAGAATGGTGTTGGGGGCTTTCTGGTTTGCATCCTGGGCGGAACACGAAGTCACCAGGAGTACGGCGACCGCACCCATCCTGAGAAAGAATGTTAGGCCGGAGAAGCTGCTGGGGAAAAACTTCACTCTCGCAGTATAAGGCTGGTCTCGCTTCACATTGGCGTCTGGGTAAAACGCAGGATCAGTCCTCATAAGCGCCTCTCACGCCAGCTGATCATTGTCGCCGTTGAGGCTGGGGGTTTGTGGAGCAAGCGCTCTTCGGTCTTCCAAGCGCGTTGCGCGGCAAATCCATAGCCTGGCTTAGGGAAGCCCTTGCTCTCGGTGCTTACATCGCTTTCCCTATGCACCGGCCCATGCGGATCGGGCGCTAGGTCGGCACCCCTCGCAGGCCACCCAACTGTGCAGCGAGGAGGCGACACTCGTGATCACCAAACCCAACTGCTTGACCCGCAATGTCCGTTTCACCTCATGGCTTATCGTCAAGCGACACTAAGATCCGGCATTGGGCATACCGGCGGCCAGGGGTTCCAGTATTCTCGACAGCGGGTGATGCGGCCGCCTTGCGTCTCGATGATCGCGAAGGATGGCTGTCCGTAAGGAGTGCCGCTTTGCAGCCAGGGGCCCGCCAGATTGAATTCGACGATGACGGCCCTGCGTTCGTCGCAACGCTAAACGTGCTGAGCCTGCGTATGTTCTATAGTGGGCTTTAGCTTTGTGTCGATGAGATGCCGGATGAGCGTGTCCCTTCCGAGCATCAGTACGAATCCCTCCGGAGCATTGGGGTGCTCGATCTCGACATTCTCCGACAGCATCGTAGGGAAGTTCGGACTGTCTTTGACCAGTCGCCGAGTACAGACCTGTGCATGGCCGTGAAGGCAGGCTTTAAATCAGTATCCGATGATGACATCATATCTCCCTCATTGCTAGTGCTTAGCGCCGGCTAAATAAGCACCTGCGAACATCATCTTCAGATCTATGTCGGGCACTCTCACCCTGTCATGATTGATCCGTGCCTTTCACAACCCGTGTTTGGCCCTTAGTAGTTCTCCGGCCCGCTCGCCAATCACCACACAAGGTGCCATGGTGTTGCCTGTCGTAACTCGCGGCAACACCGATGCGTCAGCGATACGTAGCCGATCGATTCCATATACCTTCAACTCAGCGTCCACAACGGAAAGAGGATCACGTCCCATCTTTGCGGTGCAGCTTTGGTGCCAGTAGGTTCCCGCGTTCTCACGAACGAAACGCCGTATCTCGTTGTCGGTTGAGCCAATTGGCAGAAGTTCGCGCCCAATAAACGGCCGGAGCGCATCGGCCCCGGCCAGTTCGCGGCACAGTTTCACAGCACGGACGGCGCATGCTACATCGTCGGGATGAGACAGGGAACCTGCAACGATTTCAAGTGGATCGTCGACGTTGGGTCCGGTCAGCTTGAGGTGCCCGCGGCTCTGCGGACGGAGAATCCCAGGGGCTAAGGACCACCAAGACTCTGGTGGGAGATTGACTTTCTTCATGGCAGCCTTCACATTCCCGTTGCTTGATTGCAAAATCTGGATATCGGGACATTCGAGCCCTGGACGGCCCTTCCATTGCAAGACCGCTCTGCTGGCATTCGGCTCCGAACCCTCTTGCCGATACTCCCAGACACAGCCAAAGAGAAG
This Granulicella sibirica DNA region includes the following protein-coding sequences:
- a CDS encoding Gfo/Idh/MocA family protein — translated: MHSLTRRTFTKSAVVASASFALKGFSQTVSSQRQVGIAPIGLGSIAEVFMRALSKSRNAKLTGLVTGHPVEKGKKFAAMYGVADSSIYTYETFDNIRNNHDIDAVYVALPNSMHCEYTIRAAEAGKHVFCEKPMAISSNECKRMIDACRHAGVKLMIGYRLHHEPVFLKLHELVRSGALGEILQFQAGFYGMKNKQEWRLNRALAGGGSMFDLGVYALNTIRWFAGEEPVDFRTLVATRDKTGKFDSVEETVNCLLRFPSGILAECGSSYGQSGTNYFQINGTTGHVRVEPAFSYGDSILKYEGKTESGDLAGSGAVYDPDQFVTEVTHFANSILQNTEPATPGEEGMKDLLSIEEIYKAAGSLQA
- a CDS encoding GNAT family N-acetyltransferase gives rise to the protein MIDPEIHYAVEPRLPVSDFKKLLISSGLGASRPVADEERLSTILLNSFLLLTARTKEPDNRLVGIARGISDASWCCYLSELAVCSSMQSRGIGKGLLMEAKRVLGPEISLILVSVPEASKFHGNTGMAKIADAFWFKRER
- a CDS encoding amidohydrolase family protein, giving the protein MKISTKHIRMSSVALLSFFPWMPALPQGVGSPSASPELRRFIKFDASGSNDEIRLLHIRVVDGTGGVAKQNQTVTIRGGKIADIHDTTSSEQADGKTALDMTGRTVLPGLIGMHDHLFYVARALDNAEHTSTFPTVLPQMTYSAPRLYLANGVTTARTTGSMEPYTDLNLRDAIEALQIPGPHLDVTGPYIQGEGNRFLQMHTLHGPEETRKMIDYWADQGVTSFKAYTNLTRAELKAAIDEAHARGRKITGHLCSVTYPEAAEMGIDNLEHGFVVNTQLDPGKQPDVCPATAGTATQKLMAPDSAEATALIALLVQHHVALTSTLPVEEVDGIGNPPLRQRALDMLSPQARETYLYERNAQMTSRRDIYQRYQALFRREEEFERRFVDAGGLLLAGPDPTSDGHIIPGFGDQREVELLVDAGFSPLEAVKIATLNGAIYLGKADRLGSVVVGKNADLMIVRGDPSAKIEDIENTEWVVQDGRVLDSAGLLDSVKGSYGLY